Proteins encoded together in one Falco peregrinus isolate bFalPer1 chromosome 2, bFalPer1.pri, whole genome shotgun sequence window:
- the ZNF518B gene encoding zinc finger protein 518B, with protein sequence MQLKKMREILPRLYPGQVNDKNNSLTTSPKQSPEDKTNPSKGDDDQNCCYQGTEAENNQLSLISCIKCRSVQRISMQDTEKHKKLGWTEDKNFICKKCSHITPPVFHFVPEGANAVEKHEKKSPSKAQRTFKVKNFLPGKYYCDKCRFSTKDPLQYKKHVGQHEEIKFICFHCSYVSYTKGEFQRHLVKHTGVFPYQCEYCEYGAVRHDYIVKHTRRVHETPTKRLSKNIINHKQKKQSQSILFEKQKYDKIPFQNELPNSSSNMVCEVPGKATKTVCLSRDVECSVNMAPVQDKTVLEPSEISVCENQSVEVEVYSPKTEPLEPGMPLTVIAPSELVVPSNCLAQIVEIKIVNGAQQLVLKLIPMKEATYKPVNNPEEELENQGMERSAEGRKTSSVSQNELLTMEVNVDKLSSVSSQLNLDSTYDKNSECLCSSDSQISDYNSVSVHREEASKLCFHLVKGIDVHSGVIELCSQSLVINSTEKKNNLKSSRWEVDGKNNLHYDLYCYEEGVDIPCPKYAAISEDKSYENTSVEAAQEGKKSSVVLEQKDPLPLKSDDKECRSLPVSSTETHLAGNGFDKKSVTPSEARKNLNVTKIPPCKDLTFDFSKAKRAETVSQKNSHLVESLELQKMENKGNPLEGPVISSVFSLSSGAENVPEGVRWDDTTCSKKSATLLCRKIAQLMSAAESNMKSMPVRCQASSRKVLFHQENSSGCERVSAAEVEQPASLPPGHGGNSVINSEEHSKDQFLTFARTSKSRVTKNSHVATPVFIPKGTMLRVLNATSSQNSNGIENRSETSASVYCNEMFLPRPVPVSVSETVSNLPCLPNQSEWNAESRSISLRQRPRREAGVKNHSKQTGVPFQKSSDLNKQSRPYSKSQLGPKNKAKQSSFRELSKRKTRTQSETSSDMSYLLTARRLRLVPLRRNQLIKCPRRNQPVVVLNHPDVDSPEIINVMKTINKYKGQVLKVVLSERTSSCLGVKRYRKRLTLQNVEIGNQVKKQSMLKMKLKKTHKNNYQVVENSPAETLQCLFKCWFCGRVYMDQEEWISHGQRHLIEATKGWDVLSLSAKKH encoded by the coding sequence atgcagttgaaaaaaatgagggaaattTTACCAAGATTGTACCCTGGCCAAGtcaatgataaaaataattctttaactACATCCCCAAAGCAATCTCCTGAGGATAAAACAAATCCATCAAAAGGGGATGATGACCAAAACTGTTGCTACCAAGGGACTGAGGCTGAGAACAATCAGTTGTCACTGATAAGCTGTATAAAATGCAGAAGTGTTCAGAGAATTTCAATGCAAGATACAGAGAAGCATAAGAAGCTTGGGTGgactgaagacaaaaatttcATCTGCAAGAAGTGCAGTCATATTACACCAccagttttccattttgttccTGAGGGTGCCAATGCtgttgaaaaacatgaaaagaaatccCCAAGTAAAGCCCAGAGAACGTTTAAAGTTAAAAACTTTCTGCCAGGTAAATACTACTGTGATAAATGCAGGTTTTCGACAAAGGATCCTTTACAGTATAAGAAGCATGTAGGTCaacatgaagaaattaaatttatctGTTTCCACTGTAGTTACGTATCCTACACCAAAGGAGAATTCCAGAGGCATTTGGTAAAACACACTGGGGTTTTTCCATATCAGTGTGAATACTGTGAATATGGTGCTGTTAGACATGACTATATAGTAAAGCATACAAGAAGAGTACATGAAACACCCACAAAACGGCTGTCAAAAAATATCATAAACCACAAGCAAAAGAAGCAGAGtcaaagcattttatttgaaaagcagaaatatgataaaattccttttcagaATGAACTTCCAAATTCGTCTTCAAATATGGTTTGTGAGGTTCCAGGTAAAGCAACTAAAACAGTCTGTTTGTCTCGTGATGTAGAATGTAGTGTAAACATGGCACCAGTCCAGGATAAAACAGTATTGGAGCCATCTGAAATAAGTGTATGTGAGAATCAAAGTGTGGAAGTTGAGGTTTATTCTCCAAAAACAGAGCCTTTAGAACCTGGGATGCCTTTAACAGTAATTGCACCATCTGAACTTGTAGTTCCTTCTAACTGCTTAGCCCAGATAGTAGAGATTAAAATAGTGAATGGAGCACAACAGCTGGTTCTTAAACTAATTCCTATGAAAGAAGCGACTTATAAACCTGTGAACAATCCTGAAGAGGAACTTGAGAATCAAGGTATGGAACGATCTGCAGAAGGACGAAAAACATCTTCTGTGTCTCAGAATGAGTTACTAACCATGGAAGTGAATGTTGACAAACTCTCCAGCGTTAGTAGCCAGCTTAATTTGGATAGTACCTATGACAAGAATTCTGAATGTCTTTGTTCTTCTGATTCTCAAATCTCAGACTATAACTCTGTATCTGTACATAGGGAAGAGGCGTCAAAATTGTGCTTTCATTTAGTGAAAGGTATTGATGTCCATTCAGGTGTTATAGAACTTTGTTCTCAGTCTCTGGTGATTAATAGTaccgaaaaaaaaaataatctcaaatcCTCACGGTGGGAAGTagatgggaaaaataatttacattatgACTTGTATTGTTATGAAGAAGGTGTGGATATACCCTGTCCAAAATATGCTGCTATTTCTGAAGATAAAAGTTATGAGAACACTTCAGTAGAGGCTGCTCAGGAGGGCAAAAAATCTTCTGTAGTCCTTGAACAAAAGGATCCATTGCCTCTAAAAAGTGATGACAAAGAGTGTAGGAGTCTGCCAGTCAGCTCTACAGAGACACATTTAGCTGGTAACGGTTTTGATAAAAAAAGTGTTACACCTtctgaagcaagaaaaaacctgaatgtTACTAAAATTCCACCTTGCAAGGACCTGACTTTCgacttcagcaaagcaaagagagCTGAAACAGTAAGTCAAAAGAACAGTCATCTTGTGGAATCATTAGAACTacagaagatggaaaataaaggcAATCCTCTTGAAGGACCTGTTATTTCGTCTGTGTTTTCTCTTAGCTCTGGAGCTGAAAATGTTCCAGAGGGTGTCAGATGGGATGACACAACATGCAGTAAGAAGTCAGCAACATTACTGTGTAGAAAGATTGCTCAGCTTATGTCTGCTGCTGAATCTAACATGAAATCTATGCCTGTGAGATGTCAAGCTTCTAGTAGAAAGGTGCTTTTCCATCAAGAAAATTCATCAGGCTGTGAGAGagtttctgctgctgaagtggAACAGCCTGCATCTTTGCCTCCAGGGCATGGTGGAAACAGTGTCATTAACAGTGAAGAACACAGTAAAGATCAGTTCCTTACATTTGCAAGAACATCTAAAAGCAGGGTAACTAAAAATTCCCATGTTGCTACTCCAGTGTTTATTCCCAAAGGGACAATGCTGAGAGTGCTGAATGCTACTAGCAGTCAAAACTCAAATGGAATAGAAAACAGGAGTGAAACATCAGCTTCTGTGTATTGCAATGAAATGTTTCTGCCTCGCCCAGTTCCTGTCAGTGTTTCTGAGACAGTTAGTAATTTGCCATGTTTGCCTAATCAGAGTGAATGGAATGCTGAGTCCCGAAGTATATCACTCAGGCAAAGACCAAGGCGAGAGGCAGGTGTTAAAAATCATAGCAAACAAACTGGTGTaccatttcagaaaagcagtgatTTGAATAAGCAAAGCAGACCCTACTCAAAAAGTCAACTAGGTCCCAAAAATAAGGCAAAACAATCAAGCTTCAGGGAACTTTctaagaggaaaacaagaactCAGTCGGAGACCAGTTCTGACATGTCTTATCTGTTGACAGCAAGACGTCTTCGGCTTGTCCCTCTGAGAAGGAATCAGTTGATAAAATGCCCTCGTCGTAACCAGCCAGTTGTGGTACTAAACCATCCTGATGTTGACTCACCAGAGATAATTAACGTCATGAAGACTATCAACAAGTATAAAGGTCAAGTCCTGAAAGTAGTTCTGTCAGAAAGGACAAGTAGTTGTCTGGGTGTCAAACGTTACCGAAAGCGTCTTACTCTTCAGAATGTTGAGATAGGAAACCAAGTGAAAAAACAGAGTATgctaaaaatgaaactaaaaaagACCCATAAAAACAACTACCAAGTGGTGGAAAATTCACCAGCTGAAACACTTCAGTGTCTGTTTAAGTGTTGGTTTTGTGGAAGAGTATATATGGATCAAGAAGAATGGATAAGTCATGGGCAGAGGCACTTGATAGAGGCAACGAAAGGCTGGgatgttctttctctttcagcaaAAAAGCACTAA